The following coding sequences are from one Paenibacillus sp. JDR-2 window:
- a CDS encoding EamA family transporter, with product MWIVFSIFAALCFGLRGILYHYTSQLPLSRTVLLCGVFSMGAVICGVTALLSGQPWTSAALVGIQMGVFSFVANASMFKGFAVGKASLVAIITALPAVLVVIGAYLMWGEALKYTQLAAFVVIVAGILLVRYSNDLSLKNLQGAQWGLLSLVMFACNDLSGSWSTKLEAPLFPTLFFMFTSGSICYGIWWVKDRLASKRYGLAAATAEATVAAAAEDSRNPGKRWSERRTFLTGMLVGTTNAVGMMMIVTAFDLGKAGLVSAVTALNVLIVLLYTRFVVKESFTRLEITGMACAFGGILFLRLVA from the coding sequence ATGTGGATCGTATTTTCAATATTTGCAGCCTTATGTTTTGGGTTGAGAGGAATTTTGTATCATTATACGAGTCAGCTTCCGTTAAGCCGAACCGTGCTGTTATGCGGCGTGTTCTCGATGGGGGCTGTCATCTGCGGAGTTACGGCACTGTTGTCCGGTCAGCCTTGGACGTCTGCGGCTCTTGTCGGCATTCAGATGGGCGTGTTTTCGTTTGTGGCCAATGCCAGCATGTTCAAGGGTTTTGCCGTAGGCAAAGCTTCGCTTGTTGCGATCATTACGGCACTTCCAGCCGTTCTCGTAGTCATAGGTGCATACCTGATGTGGGGAGAGGCGCTAAAGTATACCCAGTTGGCTGCCTTTGTTGTTATTGTGGCGGGAATATTGCTCGTACGGTATTCCAATGACCTCTCACTGAAAAATCTACAAGGTGCGCAATGGGGGCTTTTGTCTCTCGTGATGTTCGCCTGCAATGATTTGTCCGGCTCCTGGTCAACCAAGCTCGAAGCGCCGCTGTTCCCTACGCTGTTCTTTATGTTTACCTCTGGGTCCATTTGTTACGGCATTTGGTGGGTGAAGGACCGACTGGCTAGCAAGAGATACGGCCTGGCTGCCGCAACGGCGGAGGCAACGGTGGCAGCTGCCGCTGAGGATAGCCGGAATCCGGGCAAAAGGTGGAGCGAACGCCGCACCTTCCTGACGGGGATGCTCGTTGGGACAACCAACGCGGTTGGCATGATGATGATTGTAACGGCCTTTGATCTTGGCAAGGCAGGGCTTGTGTCTGCGGTAACCGCTTTGAATGTGCTGATCGTGCTTCTCTATACCCGGTTTGTCGTGAAGGAAAGCTTCACGAGGCTTGAAATAACAGGAATGGCATGCGCGTTTGGCGGAATTCTCTTCTTGCGGTTAGTCGCATAA
- a CDS encoding ABC transporter ATP-binding protein, translating into MRSIEVEQLEKIFQIKKKQAGFIGSLKSLIKPHYADKAAVEGITFSAEQGETVAFLGPNGAGKSTTIKMLTGILHPTSGKAEVLGCCPWTERSRLAYRIGSVFGQKSQLWYHLPPLDTFELMSRIYELRREDYKARRDNLIERFELGPYLHTPVRKLSLGERMRCEIAASLIHRPQALFLDEPTIGLDAVVKQRIRELILEMNREEGTTIFLTSHDAGDVEKLCDRAIVINHGGLVFDGRVDFMKQQFLTHKTVQLLLEDDPGHMALEGVEVLSRDGSRLSLSVDTGLTTIESVLSTLMASHRIVDMTVQDPPMEDIITRIYGTFRTKEAVM; encoded by the coding sequence GTGAGGTCTATCGAGGTTGAGCAGTTGGAGAAGATCTTTCAAATCAAGAAAAAGCAAGCCGGGTTTATCGGCAGTCTCAAGTCGTTGATTAAGCCGCATTATGCGGACAAAGCCGCCGTCGAAGGCATTACGTTCTCCGCCGAGCAAGGAGAGACGGTCGCTTTTCTCGGGCCTAACGGCGCGGGCAAATCAACAACGATCAAAATGCTGACCGGCATTCTCCATCCAACCTCCGGGAAGGCGGAAGTATTAGGCTGTTGTCCGTGGACGGAACGGTCAAGGCTGGCTTACCGAATCGGCTCCGTATTCGGGCAGAAGTCGCAGCTGTGGTACCATCTCCCGCCGCTTGATACCTTTGAGCTGATGAGCCGGATTTACGAGCTCCGCCGGGAGGATTACAAGGCGCGCCGCGACAATCTGATCGAACGCTTCGAGCTTGGCCCTTACTTGCATACCCCCGTGCGGAAGCTGTCCCTGGGTGAACGGATGCGCTGCGAGATTGCCGCTTCCCTCATTCACCGTCCGCAGGCTCTGTTTCTCGATGAGCCGACGATTGGACTGGACGCGGTCGTCAAGCAAAGAATCCGTGAGCTGATTCTGGAGATGAACCGCGAAGAAGGTACGACAATCTTCCTAACCTCCCATGATGCCGGCGATGTCGAAAAGTTATGCGACCGTGCGATTGTGATTAACCATGGAGGACTTGTGTTTGACGGACGGGTCGACTTCATGAAGCAGCAATTCCTGACGCATAAGACGGTTCAGCTCCTGCTGGAGGATGATCCGGGGCATATGGCGCTTGAAGGCGTGGAGGTGCTGAGCCGGGATGGATCGCGCTTGTCGCTCAGCGTCGACACCGGACTTACAACGATCGAATCCGTCCTGTCGACCTTGATGGCGAGCCATCGCATTGTCGATATGACCGTTCAGGATCCGCCGATGGAGGATATTATAACAAGGATTTACGGGACGTTTCGCACGAAGGAGGCGGTTATGTGA